A genome region from Pseudanabaena sp. Chao 1811 includes the following:
- a CDS encoding DUF3288 family protein, translated as MAEVKDQRHPQYTKDRQILNELLTQNSPSNRDFADLARLIIRYKGFVGARDIQTDLLKVLQNWQFTEEELFAKTRAIHAIGKVYMAQDEGQDDWA; from the coding sequence ATGGCAGAAGTCAAAGATCAAAGACATCCTCAATACACCAAAGATCGGCAAATACTAAATGAATTATTAACGCAAAATTCACCTAGTAATCGTGATTTTGCCGATCTTGCTCGTTTAATTATTCGTTACAAGGGCTTTGTAGGGGCGCGAGATATTCAGACCGATCTCCTCAAAGTTTTGCAAAACTGGCAGTTTACCGAAGAAGAGTTATTTGCTAAAACCAGAGCGATCCATGCGATCGGTAAGGTTTATATGGCTCAAGATGAAGGACAGGATGATTGGGCTTAG
- a CDS encoding glycosyltransferase family 4 protein — protein sequence MRILALAWEFPPRIIGGISRHVAELYPEVVKRGHEVHLITVAVENEPLEAIINGIHVHRVPVEKNHDFFEWVVQMNCNMLKFARDFLTARKFLDQQSIDIIHAHDWLVEETAIALTTEFQIPLVATIHATEYGRCNGIHNDTQRYIHQREIRLTQAAKRVIVCSEYMRGELQRALDCPVIKTDVVYNGLSIERWQNIIDAHQLEFDRLALREKYAKPEEAIIYYVGRITFEKGIYVLLNAMPKVIAAMNDQVRLVIIGTGDAYSILLQRQAWDLGIYHKVLFTGFMADADFWKFQTIANCAVFPSLYEPFGIVALESFAAKIPLVVSNTGGLSEVVRHRVTGCVTQVNDANSLAEGIIEILRNQEYAQTLVNNAQSELRDRFAWDRLAAQTEEVFLKVLGH from the coding sequence ATGCGTATTCTTGCTCTAGCTTGGGAATTCCCCCCGCGCATCATTGGAGGAATTTCTCGTCATGTAGCAGAGCTATATCCTGAAGTTGTTAAGCGCGGACATGAAGTACATTTAATCACCGTTGCGGTTGAAAATGAGCCATTAGAAGCAATTATCAATGGAATTCATGTTCATCGTGTTCCTGTTGAAAAAAATCATGATTTTTTTGAATGGGTAGTGCAAATGAACTGCAATATGCTGAAATTTGCCAGAGATTTCTTAACTGCTAGGAAATTTTTGGATCAGCAGTCTATTGATATCATTCATGCCCATGATTGGTTAGTCGAAGAAACTGCGATCGCCCTAACTACAGAATTTCAGATTCCGCTCGTTGCCACCATTCATGCTACGGAATACGGAAGGTGTAATGGGATTCATAATGATACGCAAAGGTATATCCATCAGAGAGAAATTAGATTAACGCAAGCAGCCAAGAGAGTGATTGTTTGTTCGGAATATATGCGTGGTGAACTACAAAGAGCGCTAGATTGCCCTGTGATCAAAACTGATGTGGTTTACAACGGATTGAGTATTGAACGTTGGCAAAATATCATTGATGCCCATCAACTAGAATTTGATCGTCTCGCGCTTCGGGAGAAATATGCTAAACCCGAAGAAGCAATCATTTACTATGTTGGACGGATTACCTTTGAAAAAGGGATTTATGTGTTGCTTAATGCAATGCCTAAAGTAATTGCGGCGATGAATGATCAAGTCCGCCTTGTGATTATTGGCACTGGCGATGCGTATTCCATCCTATTGCAACGTCAAGCTTGGGATTTAGGAATTTACCATAAAGTTTTATTTACAGGTTTTATGGCAGATGCGGACTTTTGGAAATTTCAAACGATCGCCAATTGTGCCGTTTTCCCAAGCTTGTACGAACCCTTTGGGATTGTTGCCTTAGAAAGTTTTGCTGCAAAGATTCCCCTTGTAGTTTCCAATACAGGTGGTTTGTCGGAGGTGGTGCGTCATCGGGTCACAGGTTGTGTCACCCAAGTTAATGATGCTAATTCTTTGGCAGAGGGAATAATTGAGATTTTGCGTAATCAGGAATATGCCCAAACTCTAGTTAATAATGCCCAATCAGAGCTAAGAGATCGCTTTGCATGGGATCGACTTGCTGCCCAAACTGAAGAAGTTTTCCTCAAAGTACTAGGACATTAA